Proteins encoded together in one Impatiens glandulifera chromosome 1, dImpGla2.1, whole genome shotgun sequence window:
- the LOC124921213 gene encoding uncharacterized protein At5g19025-like produces the protein MVCFHNVSVDEQINNMSKSSNSSYPCSRLKPSNQLQRKQRSTQSPGCHQSRSAIIDIFILIAVISACTFLLFPYLKILTRTLFQIIPIIVISVKHEISATPLIYGYLGLCVLFVTVAAVLAIPACLNKRCRRPGCKGMRKAAEFDIQLETEDCLKNSSGFSSNEGVKKGLFELPRDYHKELEAELKKMAPLNGRAVLVFRARCGCSVGRMEVPGPRKNRKVKK, from the coding sequence ATGGTCTGTTTCCATAATGTTTCAGTCGATGAGCAGATTAACAACATGTCAAAATCATCCAATTCATCTTACCCATGTTCCAGATTGAAACCAAGTAATCAACTTCAAAGGAAACAAAGATCAACCCAATCGCCAGGTTGTCATCAATCTCGTTCAGCCATAATCGACATCTTCATCCTAATTGCTGTTATTTCTGCATGTACCTTTCTTCTATTTCCTTATCTCAAGATTCTAACCCGCACCCTGTTCCAAATCATTCCGATTATCGTTATCTCGGTCAAACATGAGATTTCAGCAACTCCTTTGATTTACGGATATCTAGGTCTGTGTGTTCTGTTTGTAACAGTAGCAGCTGTTTTAGCAATCCCCGCATGTTTGAACAAGAGATGTCGAAGACCAGGATGTAAGGGGATGAGAAAGGCGGCTGAATTCGATATCCAGCTTGAAACTGAAGACTGTTTGAAGAATTCAAGTGGGTTTAGTTCTAATGAAGGTGTGAAGAAAGGACTGTTTGAATTGCCAAGAGATTATCATAAAGAACTTGAAGCTGAGTTGAAGAAGATGGCACCTCTTAATGGGAGAGCTGTTCTTGTGTTTAGGGCAAGATGTGGATGTTCTGTTGGAAGGATGGAGGTTCCTGGACCTAGGAAGAATCGAAAGGTTAAAAAGTAG